The following coding sequences are from one Treponema bryantii window:
- a CDS encoding RluA family pseudouridine synthase codes for MFPPFSQESARHYCQKLISLIERGDVQLKQCGRESEERKGQGVMIGALVCWKKHEDGTGHRVVLYAVSGNNKQLEAVRPFKNLFVEKSVFVPSIVSSDKIDKALEENDLQIHKLTDQINKLTLVNKSSPERKQLIEQRTCLTDASLKNVFSLYAFTRFDGMPVTLDEIIKLHGGHLPPTGTGDCCAPKFLSYAFAHELEPVSMDEVYFGRDTKNKQNGISYPPCDERCGYILPSILGLEILYRDKDIVVVNKQSGLLSVPGKGEDKQDCVESRVRNLFPEAPVQCAVHRLDMETSGILICALNPEAHRKLNEQFAAGQVHKKYIALLDGILRGKTEGRTELPFRLDPDNRPHQIFDEVNGKLGITEWKKLGVEKLQTGSGEKIVTRIGFSPLTGRTHQLRLASSCSVERGGLGIPIVGDSLYGECRDGERLMLHAAEIKFYHPTSGELLHIVCKPEF; via the coding sequence ATGTTTCCACCGTTTTCGCAGGAATCTGCCCGTCATTACTGCCAGAAGCTCATTTCCTTAATAGAAAGGGGAGATGTACAGTTAAAGCAATGCGGGCGGGAAAGTGAAGAACGAAAAGGACAAGGCGTTATGATTGGCGCTCTTGTCTGCTGGAAAAAACATGAAGATGGTACAGGACATCGGGTTGTGCTTTATGCTGTGAGCGGAAATAATAAACAGCTTGAAGCTGTACGTCCTTTTAAAAATCTTTTTGTAGAAAAATCAGTCTTTGTTCCTTCTATAGTTTCTTCAGATAAAATTGATAAAGCGCTTGAAGAAAATGATTTACAGATTCATAAATTAACGGATCAGATTAACAAACTAACGTTAGTTAATAAATCATCTCCTGAAAGAAAACAGCTTATTGAACAGCGAACCTGCCTTACTGATGCCTCTCTTAAAAATGTGTTTTCACTTTATGCTTTTACACGTTTTGATGGAATGCCTGTAACTCTTGATGAAATAATCAAACTACATGGCGGACATCTTCCGCCGACAGGAACGGGCGACTGCTGTGCTCCAAAGTTTTTAAGTTATGCCTTTGCACATGAACTTGAACCAGTTAGTATGGATGAAGTTTATTTTGGTCGTGATACAAAAAACAAACAGAATGGGATTTCTTATCCTCCTTGTGATGAGCGCTGTGGTTATATTCTTCCTTCAATTTTAGGACTTGAAATTTTATATCGGGATAAGGATATAGTTGTTGTAAATAAACAAAGCGGACTTCTTTCTGTTCCCGGGAAGGGCGAGGACAAGCAGGATTGTGTAGAATCGCGTGTACGTAACTTGTTTCCAGAGGCACCGGTGCAATGTGCCGTACACAGACTTGATATGGAGACTTCAGGTATTTTGATTTGTGCCCTAAATCCCGAAGCACACAGAAAATTAAACGAACAGTTTGCAGCAGGACAGGTTCATAAAAAATATATTGCACTTCTTGATGGAATCTTGCGTGGAAAAACAGAAGGAAGAACAGAACTTCCTTTCCGACTGGATCCAGATAACAGACCGCATCAGATTTTTGATGAGGTAAACGGTAAACTCGGAATTACAGAATGGAAAAAGCTTGGAGTTGAAAAACTTCAAACTGGTTCCGGGGAAAAGATTGTAACTCGTATTGGTTTTTCGCCTCTTACCGGCAGAACACATCAGCTGAGACTTGCTTCGAGTTGTTCTGTAGAACGCGGTGGACTAGGTATCCCAATTGTTGGAGACAGTTTGTATGGAGAGTGCAGGGACGGTGAACGGCTTATGCTTCATGCGGCAGAAATAAAATTTTATCATCCAACAAGTGGTGAATTACTGCATATTGTCTGCAAACCAGAGTTTTAG
- the rpiA gene encoding ribose-5-phosphate isomerase RpiA: MSLSQSEQKTLVANTAVDTLIEKGLIFSGMKIGLGTGSTAMPAVKRLAEHITSGKLKDIKAVVTSFQTQNACQDYGIPVYSMNDRAIGGQLDLAIDGADEVDPDCNCIKGGGAAHVREKIVEYNAKIFVVIADSSKAVQTIGTKFPVPVEIIGDARVPVMNALSALGATAVLREGVRKAGPVITDNGNQILDCTWKEPINVPEMEAKINSIVGVVETGLFTQNKPIVFISKEDGSVEIRNLK, from the coding sequence ATGTCTTTATCACAATCAGAACAAAAAACTTTGGTGGCTAATACAGCCGTTGATACCCTTATTGAAAAAGGTCTTATTTTCAGCGGTATGAAGATTGGTCTTGGTACAGGTTCAACAGCTATGCCTGCAGTAAAACGTCTTGCTGAACACATTACAAGTGGAAAACTTAAAGATATAAAAGCTGTAGTTACAAGTTTTCAGACACAGAATGCCTGCCAGGATTATGGAATTCCTGTTTATTCAATGAACGACAGAGCAATTGGAGGTCAGCTTGATCTTGCAATTGATGGTGCAGATGAGGTTGATCCGGACTGTAACTGTATTAAGGGTGGCGGTGCTGCTCATGTTCGTGAAAAGATTGTTGAATATAATGCAAAGATCTTTGTCGTAATTGCTGATTCTTCAAAAGCGGTACAGACAATCGGTACTAAGTTCCCGGTTCCTGTAGAAATTATCGGTGATGCACGCGTACCTGTAATGAATGCTCTTAGTGCTCTTGGTGCTACAGCTGTTCTTCGTGAAGGTGTTCGAAAAGCTGGCCCTGTAATTACAGATAATGGAAATCAGATTCTTGACTGTACATGGAAAGAACCTATAAACGTTCCTGAGATGGAAGCAAAAATCAATTCTATTGTTGGAGTTGTAGAGACAGGTCTCTTTACCCAGAATAAGCCGATTGTTTTCATTTCAAAAGAAGACGGCTCAGTAGAAATCAGAAATCTTAAATAG
- a CDS encoding type I 3-dehydroquinate dehydratase has product MNQPLICMTLTGKTLEEDLKLVKKYEKYIDMVELRVDHLNEDEQLSARRFPAMIYQPCILTIRRDIDGGQFTGGDFARTNLFARALAFANPDKSKNFAFVDFEEDFHIPSIQDAAMAFGVRIIRSCHSMKEPILNIRERCDIMRKTGYEIPKIAFMPHSLSDVLNLLKEGESMTQYEHILCAMGAEGFPSRLLASRTNSFLTYVSPEEVLENTKAIGHIDPVTINEMYHFKSINQDTSLYGIAGWPLLKTSSPEIHNKGYEAKKLNAVYIPYRSQLISDTLSFCEGIGVKGLSVTIPHKESVMYYIHEQSPEVAQIGACNTIVRKNNKWLGYNTDAPGFRRALEEFLGPVKIKHKKVAVIGAGGAAKAIVYVLKQMGARVCIFNRTVETAAQLAEKYGFNYCQLDPHCMAKLDEYSTLIVQTTSVGMNSEGPSSAENDPIYFYDFRGNELLFDIVYEPSTTPVMKRAALAGCRVCNGYKMLEYQAYEQFKLFTGLNYEEKK; this is encoded by the coding sequence ATGAACCAGCCGCTGATATGTATGACCCTTACCGGCAAGACTCTTGAAGAGGATCTTAAGCTTGTAAAAAAGTATGAAAAATATATTGATATGGTTGAGCTGCGGGTTGATCATCTTAATGAAGATGAACAGTTAAGCGCCCGCCGTTTTCCAGCAATGATATATCAGCCGTGTATTCTTACAATCCGCCGCGACATTGACGGTGGTCAGTTTACTGGTGGTGATTTTGCACGTACAAATCTTTTTGCACGTGCCCTTGCTTTTGCAAATCCTGATAAATCAAAAAACTTTGCCTTTGTAGATTTTGAAGAAGATTTTCATATTCCAAGTATTCAGGATGCGGCTATGGCTTTTGGTGTTCGTATTATCAGAAGCTGCCATAGTATGAAAGAACCGATCCTGAATATACGTGAACGCTGCGACATTATGCGTAAAACCGGTTATGAAATTCCAAAAATTGCCTTCATGCCTCATTCTCTTTCTGATGTATTAAATCTTTTGAAAGAAGGTGAGAGTATGACTCAGTATGAGCATATTCTCTGTGCTATGGGAGCAGAAGGTTTTCCTTCTCGTTTACTTGCAAGCAGAACTAATTCTTTCCTTACTTATGTATCTCCGGAAGAAGTTTTAGAAAATACAAAAGCTATTGGACATATTGATCCTGTGACAATCAATGAGATGTATCATTTCAAATCAATCAATCAGGATACTTCTCTTTATGGAATTGCAGGCTGGCCTCTATTAAAAACTTCGAGTCCTGAAATTCATAATAAAGGTTACGAAGCTAAAAAACTAAATGCTGTTTATATTCCATATCGTTCTCAGCTGATCTCTGATACTCTTTCTTTCTGTGAGGGTATTGGAGTAAAGGGACTTTCCGTTACAATTCCTCATAAAGAATCTGTAATGTATTATATTCATGAGCAGTCACCAGAGGTTGCTCAGATTGGAGCTTGTAATACTATTGTACGAAAGAATAATAAATGGCTTGGTTACAATACTGATGCTCCTGGTTTCCGACGAGCTCTTGAAGAATTTCTTGGCCCTGTAAAAATCAAACACAAGAAAGTTGCTGTAATTGGAGCAGGTGGTGCAGCTAAGGCAATTGTTTATGTTCTTAAGCAGATGGGGGCGAGAGTTTGTATTTTTAATCGTACAGTGGAAACCGCAGCCCAGTTAGCAGAAAAGTATGGCTTTAATTACTGCCAGCTGGATCCACATTGTATGGCAAAGCTGGATGAATATTCTACACTTATCGTGCAGACTACTTCGGTGGGTATGAATTCAGAAGGTCCAAGCAGTGCGGAAAATGATCCGATTTATTTTTATGATTTCCGCGGCAATGAACTTCTTTTTGATATTGTTTATGAGCCGTCTACAACCCCTGTAATGAAGAGAGCTGCTCTGGCAGGCTGTAGAGTATGTAATGGTTATAAGATGCTTGAATATCAGGCCTATGAACAGTTTAAGCTGTTTACTGGTCTGAACTACGAAGAAAAAAAATAA
- a CDS encoding PASTA domain-containing protein, with amino-acid sequence MDDNKDYENESKSSKIKNIFKKKPHISIKFSESYDKFQTSIPAFLGICLCAFALMCFAAFAIFFINVKGPEKVLVPNVVGKNLEDALLEMQVKELYPKISLRYSDLPGDEGTILDQSPDAGAIVKGYSRVSLVVSRGVIVDKVDEYTGMNIEDLRMKLQTLFAGQTKPLIVLAEPEYKPDASDAGTILEQDPPAGTKISEPVTVQLVVSRGPNYENTKAPYLIGQSVNDLLQIITRSKLVFDITSHKSSDDEKPGTVVDQQAFDDEFVPNYTRVAVEMALPSGEYNDNIYGIYQEKVADYPYPVPMKIEAYPAEGNSYTLLSFNHPGGMVTVPYAVPKGTTLELTVVNKVVSKKTVN; translated from the coding sequence ATGGACGACAACAAAGATTACGAAAATGAATCTAAATCTTCTAAAATCAAGAATATATTCAAAAAGAAGCCGCATATAAGCATAAAGTTTTCTGAGTCTTATGATAAATTTCAGACAAGTATTCCGGCTTTTCTTGGAATCTGTCTTTGTGCATTTGCACTTATGTGTTTTGCAGCATTTGCTATTTTCTTTATAAATGTAAAAGGCCCGGAAAAGGTTCTTGTTCCAAATGTTGTAGGAAAGAATCTTGAAGATGCACTTCTGGAGATGCAGGTAAAGGAACTTTATCCAAAAATCAGTCTGCGTTATTCAGACCTTCCTGGAGATGAAGGAACTATTCTTGATCAGTCTCCGGATGCAGGTGCAATCGTAAAAGGCTACAGCCGTGTTTCTCTTGTTGTAAGCCGTGGTGTAATTGTTGATAAGGTTGATGAATATACCGGTATGAATATTGAAGATCTTCGCATGAAGCTTCAGACTTTGTTTGCCGGACAGACTAAACCTCTTATCGTGCTTGCAGAACCAGAGTATAAACCTGATGCATCTGATGCCGGAACAATTCTCGAACAGGATCCACCTGCTGGTACAAAAATTTCTGAACCTGTTACAGTTCAGCTTGTTGTAAGCCGTGGACCTAACTACGAAAATACTAAGGCTCCTTACCTTATTGGTCAGAGCGTTAACGACCTTCTTCAGATTATTACAAGAAGCAAGCTTGTATTTGATATTACTTCACACAAGTCTTCCGATGATGAAAAGCCGGGAACTGTTGTTGATCAGCAGGCATTCGATGACGAGTTTGTTCCAAATTATACTCGTGTTGCTGTTGAAATGGCTCTTCCTTCTGGTGAATATAACGATAACATTTATGGTATCTATCAGGAAAAGGTTGCAGATTATCCATATCCAGTTCCAATGAAGATTGAAGCTTATCCTGCTGAGGGTAATTCATATACACTTCTCAGCTTTAATCATCCGGGTGGAATGGTTACCGTACCATATGCAGTTCCAAAGGGAACAACCCTTGAGCTTACAGTTGTAAATAAAGTAGTTTCAAAAAAGACAGTTAATTAA
- the fmt gene encoding methionyl-tRNA formyltransferase has translation MIRILFAGSPETAKKTLEILNGAKSEIGFEIAGVLSNPPTAKGRHKDLIPTPVAAFAESQGIPVLTPAHLDGEARDAVRPLKADLLVCFAYGHIFGPKFLELFPFGGINLHPSLLPKYRGCTPVPAAILNRDKQTAVTIQTLGLKMDEGDILEQTVVELNGTETGESLLNYSAEEGAKLILEVIKKCNSEGKLPEGRPQSGEASYTGIITKEDGRINWNESAEVIEAKIRAYYPEPGCWCMENGLPLRILEASVFSGTFEGTAGTVLEFSKRDGILIKTGDGILAVKKLQRQGKNAMDYKSFMNGARNFIGTVLV, from the coding sequence ATGATCAGGATTTTATTTGCAGGAAGTCCGGAAACGGCAAAGAAAACACTTGAGATTCTCAATGGCGCAAAAAGCGAAATCGGCTTTGAAATTGCAGGTGTACTTTCAAATCCACCTACAGCAAAGGGCCGTCATAAGGATCTGATTCCAACTCCGGTTGCGGCTTTTGCTGAGTCTCAGGGAATTCCTGTTCTTACTCCTGCTCATCTTGATGGAGAGGCACGCGATGCTGTACGTCCGCTTAAGGCAGATCTTCTTGTCTGCTTTGCTTACGGACATATCTTTGGACCTAAGTTTCTGGAGCTTTTTCCGTTCGGTGGTATAAATCTTCATCCTTCTTTACTGCCTAAATATCGTGGCTGTACCCCTGTTCCTGCAGCTATATTGAATCGCGATAAACAGACTGCCGTTACAATTCAGACTCTCGGTTTGAAAATGGACGAGGGTGATATTCTTGAGCAGACTGTAGTAGAACTCAATGGAACAGAAACTGGTGAATCACTTTTGAATTACAGTGCAGAGGAAGGTGCAAAACTAATTCTTGAAGTAATCAAAAAATGTAATTCAGAAGGCAAACTCCCTGAGGGACGTCCCCAGTCTGGAGAAGCTTCTTATACTGGAATTATTACAAAAGAAGATGGCCGTATAAACTGGAATGAAAGTGCGGAAGTTATTGAAGCAAAAATCCGTGCTTACTATCCTGAGCCAGGCTGCTGGTGTATGGAAAATGGCTTACCTTTGAGAATTCTTGAGGCTAGTGTATTTTCCGGAACATTTGAAGGTACTGCCGGTACTGTCTTGGAATTTTCCAAGAGGGACGGTATTCTAATAAAAACAGGCGATGGAATCCTTGCTGTAAAGAAACTGCAGCGTCAGGGTAAAAACGCTATGGATTATAAAAGTTTTATGAACGGTGCTAGAAACTTTATCGGTACCGTGCTGGTTTAA
- the def gene encoding peptide deformylase yields the protein MILNITKLGEEVLRQKAEPVVEVNDEIRQLANDMLETMVDADGVGLAAPQIGKSIRMFVAMADDDVKRVFINPQIIKTSEEVADYEEGCLSIPQVYESITRPVRVTVQALNEKGRPFTLDADGLLARIIQHEYDHLDGILYIDRGDKAFAEKTEAQFKKRAERAAEKAREKESKARKIAAKLAAKEAKKAK from the coding sequence ATGATTTTAAATATAACAAAGCTTGGTGAAGAGGTTCTTCGTCAGAAGGCAGAACCTGTTGTTGAAGTAAATGACGAAATCAGACAGCTTGCAAACGACATGCTTGAGACTATGGTTGATGCTGATGGTGTTGGACTTGCAGCTCCTCAGATTGGTAAGAGCATCAGAATGTTTGTTGCTATGGCTGATGATGATGTAAAACGCGTTTTCATTAATCCTCAGATTATCAAAACTTCTGAAGAGGTTGCAGATTATGAAGAGGGCTGTCTGAGTATTCCACAGGTTTACGAATCAATCACACGTCCTGTTCGTGTAACTGTTCAGGCTTTGAATGAAAAGGGACGTCCGTTTACTCTTGATGCAGACGGACTTCTTGCCCGCATCATTCAGCATGAATATGATCACCTTGACGGTATTCTTTACATTGACCGTGGTGATAAGGCTTTTGCAGAAAAGACTGAAGCTCAGTTCAAAAAGCGTGCAGAACGTGCTGCTGAAAAAGCCCGCGAAAAGGAATCTAAGGCCCGCAAGATTGCAGCAAAACTTGCTGCAAAAGAAGCAAAAAAAGCAAAATAA
- the hisD gene encoding histidinol dehydrogenase produces MIQIQKYNDLEPEFFKGRSFGETNEVVTSVLEEVVKRGDAALRLYGQKFDVAVPGTFEVPQEELKAAAEKLRIEKRDVYDAIVYSHDLALRFAKLQKKSFKDFEEELEPGLFTGQKTIPVDTAGCYVPAGRFPLVSTVIMTVTPAVAAGVPNVIMCTPPRVHPDDKVAAGKTGSGIPGKAYVGGKPYADEGIMAAAYICGVNHLYAVGGSQAIGAMAFGTESIPKVDVIVGPGNKFVAAAKASVFGAVGIDFMAGPTEVMIIADKSANPEWVAADLLAQAEHDIVAQPVLVTDDMDFASKVSESIENQLETLTTKAIARQSIDTYGKIIIVDKIEDAVEIANMKAPEHLELAMDKGAVRDKIEKAVHNYGSLFVGHYSAEVLGDYAGGLNHTLPTSGAAHYTGGLSVRMFLKTVTTLRAEKGKPGTLKSTAAAGYLGDSEGLAGHARAARIRGEK; encoded by the coding sequence ATGATACAGATACAAAAATATAACGATTTAGAGCCTGAGTTTTTTAAGGGCCGTTCCTTCGGTGAAACAAATGAAGTAGTAACCTCTGTTCTTGAAGAGGTTGTAAAACGTGGAGATGCAGCACTTCGTCTTTATGGTCAGAAGTTTGATGTTGCAGTTCCTGGTACTTTTGAAGTTCCTCAGGAGGAGCTTAAGGCTGCTGCTGAAAAACTCAGAATTGAAAAGCGCGATGTTTACGACGCTATTGTATATTCACACGACCTTGCACTTCGCTTTGCAAAGCTTCAGAAAAAATCATTCAAGGATTTTGAAGAAGAACTTGAGCCAGGTCTTTTTACAGGTCAGAAAACAATTCCTGTTGATACAGCGGGCTGTTATGTTCCTGCCGGACGTTTCCCTCTGGTTTCAACAGTAATTATGACTGTTACTCCTGCTGTTGCTGCCGGTGTTCCAAACGTAATTATGTGTACACCTCCACGCGTTCACCCGGATGACAAGGTTGCTGCCGGAAAGACTGGAAGCGGAATTCCTGGTAAAGCATATGTTGGCGGGAAGCCTTATGCAGATGAAGGAATTATGGCCGCTGCTTATATCTGTGGTGTAAATCACCTTTATGCAGTTGGTGGTTCTCAGGCTATCGGTGCCATGGCTTTTGGTACAGAAAGCATTCCTAAGGTTGATGTAATTGTTGGACCTGGTAATAAATTTGTTGCTGCTGCAAAGGCTTCTGTTTTTGGCGCAGTTGGAATTGACTTTATGGCTGGTCCTACAGAAGTTATGATTATTGCTGATAAGTCTGCTAATCCTGAATGGGTAGCAGCTGACCTTCTTGCACAGGCTGAACACGATATTGTTGCACAGCCTGTTCTTGTTACAGATGATATGGATTTTGCTTCTAAGGTAAGTGAGTCTATTGAAAATCAACTTGAAACTCTTACAACTAAGGCAATTGCCCGCCAGAGTATTGATACTTACGGAAAAATTATAATTGTTGATAAAATAGAAGATGCTGTTGAAATTGCAAACATGAAAGCTCCAGAACACCTTGAGCTTGCAATGGATAAGGGCGCTGTTCGAGATAAGATTGAAAAGGCTGTTCATAATTACGGTTCTCTGTTTGTAGGTCACTATTCTGCAGAAGTTCTTGGTGATTATGCAGGTGGATTGAACCACACACTTCCAACTTCTGGAGCAGCTCACTACACAGGCGGACTCAGCGTAAGAATGTTCCTTAAGACTGTAACAACTCTCAGAGCTGAAAAGGGTAAGCCTGGAACTCTTAAGTCTACAGCTGCAGCTGGCTATCTTGGAGATTCTGAAGGTCTTGCAGGACACGCACGTGCTGCACGTATCAGAGGTGAAAAATGA
- the hisIE gene encoding bifunctional phosphoribosyl-AMP cyclohydrolase/phosphoribosyl-ATP diphosphatase HisIE encodes MVIASIDLKNGHVVQLKNGKELVLQRDDADALISQFDMYGEVAVIDLDAALGNVDAKGNTVNTPLLKSLLHHGNVRTGGGIRTVKRARELISLGAEKVIIGSSAWKTNPQPGESVLNEDFLNELAAAIGKDRIIISVDAINGKIAVKGWTETVDIPLIEGAKQAEKFCSELLFTCVEKEGCMQGTNMDYVRELRSAVHCRVVAAGGISSVEEIKELEKLHCDVQLGMALYTNKVNLTDSFVACLDFEKTPLIPVIAQSVNGDVLMQAYANEEAIRKSFECGKLTFWSRSRNELWTKGDTSGNFLQLVRMRADCDRDCILATVLPTGPSCHTGSWTCFTTDPGEKSSMGRLYNIIADRFANPKPGSYTATLDAKRVREKVEEEAEELCEADGRDEVIWEAADLIYFVNVLLYKEGVTWKDVYDELDRRHKEK; translated from the coding sequence ATGGTAATAGCTTCTATTGATTTGAAAAACGGACATGTCGTTCAGCTTAAGAACGGCAAGGAACTGGTTTTGCAGCGTGATGACGCTGACGCACTTATCAGCCAGTTTGACATGTATGGCGAAGTTGCAGTTATTGATTTGGATGCAGCTTTAGGAAATGTTGATGCAAAGGGTAATACTGTTAATACCCCGCTTTTAAAATCACTTCTCCATCATGGAAACGTTCGTACCGGCGGTGGAATCCGCACAGTTAAACGCGCACGTGAGCTCATCAGTCTTGGTGCAGAAAAAGTTATTATCGGTTCAAGCGCATGGAAAACTAATCCTCAGCCTGGCGAGTCAGTTTTGAATGAAGACTTTTTGAACGAACTTGCAGCTGCAATCGGAAAAGATAGAATCATCATTTCTGTAGATGCAATAAACGGTAAGATTGCCGTAAAGGGCTGGACCGAAACTGTTGATATTCCTTTGATTGAAGGTGCAAAACAGGCCGAAAAGTTCTGTTCTGAACTTCTTTTTACTTGTGTAGAAAAAGAAGGCTGCATGCAGGGAACAAACATGGATTATGTTCGTGAACTCCGTAGCGCAGTCCATTGCCGCGTAGTAGCTGCCGGTGGAATCTCTTCTGTTGAAGAAATCAAAGAGCTTGAAAAACTTCATTGTGATGTACAGCTTGGTATGGCTCTTTATACAAATAAAGTCAATCTTACAGATTCTTTTGTTGCCTGTCTTGATTTTGAAAAGACACCTCTCATTCCTGTAATTGCTCAGAGTGTAAACGGTGACGTTCTTATGCAGGCTTATGCAAATGAAGAAGCAATCCGTAAGAGTTTTGAATGCGGTAAGCTTACCTTCTGGAGCCGTTCTCGTAACGAACTCTGGACTAAGGGTGACACAAGCGGAAATTTCCTTCAGTTGGTTCGCATGCGTGCTGATTGTGACCGCGACTGTATTCTTGCAACTGTACTTCCTACAGGACCTTCCTGCCATACCGGAAGCTGGACCTGTTTTACAACTGACCCTGGCGAAAAATCAAGCATGGGCAGACTTTATAATATTATTGCAGACCGTTTTGCTAATCCAAAACCTGGCAGTTACACAGCTACTCTTGATGCTAAGCGTGTACGCGAAAAGGTTGAAGAAGAAGCAGAAGAGCTTTGTGAAGCAGACGGCCGCGATGAGGTAATCTGGGAAGCCGCAGACCTCATCTATTTTGTAAATGTACTGTTGTACAAGGAAGGCGTAACCTGGAAGGACGTTTACGACGAGCTGGACAGACGTCACAAGGAGAAATAA